In a genomic window of Erinaceus europaeus chromosome 12, mEriEur2.1, whole genome shotgun sequence:
- the SHISA5 gene encoding protein shisa-5 isoform X3, with the protein MAAPVPAPRILLLLLLLLLPPPPGACHQVCGIFHGDGVSHESCPDFCCGTCRQQYCCSDVLKKFQGSPESCVLTGDRFGASVAIGLTIFVLFIVTIIVCFTCSCCSLYKMCRRPRPIVTTTTATTVVHAPYPQPANMPPSYPGPVYQGYQPMPPQPGLPGAPYPTQYPPPYPAQPMGPPTYHETLAGAAMPYPASQPPYNPAYMDPPKLTH; encoded by the exons ATGGCCGCGCCGGTCCCCGCACCGCGgatcctgctgctgctgctgctgctgctgctgccgccacCGCCGGGGG CCTGCCATCAGGTGTGCGGGATCTTCCACGGAGACGGTGTCTCCCATGAATCCTGTCCTGATTTCTGCTGTGGGACCTGTCGCCAGCAGTACTGCTGCTCCGATGTGCTGAAGAAGTTCCAGGGGAGCCCGGAAAGCTGTGTTCTGACTGGAGACAG GTTCGGGGCGTCCGTAGCCATCGGCCTGACCATCTTCGTCCTCTTCATTGTCACCATCATCGTCTGCTTCACCTGTTCCTGCTGCTCCTTGTACAAGATGTGCCGTCGGCCGCGCC CGATCgtgaccaccaccactgccaccaccgtgGTGCACGCCCCCTACCCACAGCCTGCAAACATGCCTCCCAGCTACCCTGGGCCAGTCTACCAGGGCTACCAGCCCATGCCTCCGCAGCCAGGGCTGCCAGGTGCACCCTACCCGACACAGTACCCGCCACCCTACCCAGCCCAGCCCATGGGCCCTCCGACCTACCACGAGACACTGGCTG GAGCAGCCATGCCCTACCCTGCCAGCCAGCCGCCTTACAACCCGGCTTACATGGACCCACCAAAGCTGACCCACTGA
- the SHISA5 gene encoding protein shisa-5 isoform X1: MAAPVPAPRILLLLLLLLLPPPPGACHQVCGIFHGDGVSHESCPDFCCGTCRQQYCCSDVLKKFQGSPESCVLTGDSADPEIEQEVKQLKRLGTSFDMDSDPMAGGHHKERRRGQELRARGGASEAGCPARPPSLPPQVRGVRSHRPDHLRPLHCHHHRLLHLFLLLLVQDVPSAAPDRDHHHCHHRGARPLPTACKHASQLPWASLPGLPAHASAARAARCTLPDTVPATLPSPAHGPSDLPRDTGWSSHALPCQPAALQPGLHGPTKADPLSTSLAAVCVCVCVCVCVCVCQRGRMHVQFFLLVCGVSCLHMRLRC, encoded by the exons ATGGCCGCGCCGGTCCCCGCACCGCGgatcctgctgctgctgctgctgctgctgctgccgccacCGCCGGGGG CCTGCCATCAGGTGTGCGGGATCTTCCACGGAGACGGTGTCTCCCATGAATCCTGTCCTGATTTCTGCTGTGGGACCTGTCGCCAGCAGTACTGCTGCTCCGATGTGCTGAAGAAGTTCCAGGGGAGCCCGGAAAGCTGTGTTCTGACTGGAGACAG TGCGGACCCAGAAATCGAGCAGGAAGTGAAGCAACTGAAGCGGCTGGGCACGTCCTTTGACATGGACAGCGACCCCATGGCAGG CGGCCACCACAAGGAGCGCAGACGGGGGCAAGAACTCCGTGCCCGGGGCGGGGCGAGCGAGGCAGGGTGCCCGGCTCGGCCTCCATCACTCCCACCACAG GTTCGGGGCGTCCGTAGCCATCGGCCTGACCATCTTCGTCCTCTTCATTGTCACCATCATCGTCTGCTTCACCTGTTCCTGCTGCTCCTTGTACAAGATGTGCCGTCGGCCGCGCC CGATCgtgaccaccaccactgccaccaccgtgGTGCACGCCCCCTACCCACAGCCTGCAAACATGCCTCCCAGCTACCCTGGGCCAGTCTACCAGGGCTACCAGCCCATGCCTCCGCAGCCAGGGCTGCCAGGTGCACCCTACCCGACACAGTACCCGCCACCCTACCCAGCCCAGCCCATGGGCCCTCCGACCTACCACGAGACACTGGCTG GAGCAGCCATGCCCTACCCTGCCAGCCAGCCGCCTTACAACCCGGCTTACATGGACCCACCAAAGCTGACCCACTGAGCACGTCTCTggctgccgtgtgtgtgtgtgtgtgtgtgtgtgtgtgtgtgtgtgtgtgtcagagagggAGGATGCATGTTCAGTTTTTCCTCCTGGTGTGTGGTGTGTCTTGTCTGCACATGAGGCTGAGATGCTGA
- the SHISA5 gene encoding protein shisa-5 isoform X2, whose amino-acid sequence MAAPVPAPRILLLLLLLLLPPPPGACHQVCGIFHGDGVSHESCPDFCCGTCRQQYCCSDVLKKFQGSPESCVLTGDSADPEIEQEVKQLKRLGTSFDMDSDPMAGFGASVAIGLTIFVLFIVTIIVCFTCSCCSLYKMCRRPRPIVTTTTATTVVHAPYPQPANMPPSYPGPVYQGYQPMPPQPGLPGAPYPTQYPPPYPAQPMGPPTYHETLAGAAMPYPASQPPYNPAYMDPPKLTH is encoded by the exons ATGGCCGCGCCGGTCCCCGCACCGCGgatcctgctgctgctgctgctgctgctgctgccgccacCGCCGGGGG CCTGCCATCAGGTGTGCGGGATCTTCCACGGAGACGGTGTCTCCCATGAATCCTGTCCTGATTTCTGCTGTGGGACCTGTCGCCAGCAGTACTGCTGCTCCGATGTGCTGAAGAAGTTCCAGGGGAGCCCGGAAAGCTGTGTTCTGACTGGAGACAG TGCGGACCCAGAAATCGAGCAGGAAGTGAAGCAACTGAAGCGGCTGGGCACGTCCTTTGACATGGACAGCGACCCCATGGCAGG GTTCGGGGCGTCCGTAGCCATCGGCCTGACCATCTTCGTCCTCTTCATTGTCACCATCATCGTCTGCTTCACCTGTTCCTGCTGCTCCTTGTACAAGATGTGCCGTCGGCCGCGCC CGATCgtgaccaccaccactgccaccaccgtgGTGCACGCCCCCTACCCACAGCCTGCAAACATGCCTCCCAGCTACCCTGGGCCAGTCTACCAGGGCTACCAGCCCATGCCTCCGCAGCCAGGGCTGCCAGGTGCACCCTACCCGACACAGTACCCGCCACCCTACCCAGCCCAGCCCATGGGCCCTCCGACCTACCACGAGACACTGGCTG GAGCAGCCATGCCCTACCCTGCCAGCCAGCCGCCTTACAACCCGGCTTACATGGACCCACCAAAGCTGACCCACTGA
- the SHISA5 gene encoding protein shisa-5 isoform X5 — MGFGASVAIGLTIFVLFIVTIIVCFTCSCCSLYKMCRRPRPIVTTTTATTVVHAPYPQPANMPPSYPGPVYQGYQPMPPQPGLPGAPYPTQYPPPYPAQPMGPPTYHETLAGAAMPYPASQPPYNPAYMDPPKLTH, encoded by the exons ATGGG GTTCGGGGCGTCCGTAGCCATCGGCCTGACCATCTTCGTCCTCTTCATTGTCACCATCATCGTCTGCTTCACCTGTTCCTGCTGCTCCTTGTACAAGATGTGCCGTCGGCCGCGCC CGATCgtgaccaccaccactgccaccaccgtgGTGCACGCCCCCTACCCACAGCCTGCAAACATGCCTCCCAGCTACCCTGGGCCAGTCTACCAGGGCTACCAGCCCATGCCTCCGCAGCCAGGGCTGCCAGGTGCACCCTACCCGACACAGTACCCGCCACCCTACCCAGCCCAGCCCATGGGCCCTCCGACCTACCACGAGACACTGGCTG GAGCAGCCATGCCCTACCCTGCCAGCCAGCCGCCTTACAACCCGGCTTACATGGACCCACCAAAGCTGACCCACTGA
- the SHISA5 gene encoding protein shisa-5 isoform X4 gives MCPAATTRSADGGKNSVPGAGRARQGARLGLHHSHHRFGASVAIGLTIFVLFIVTIIVCFTCSCCSLYKMCRRPRPIVTTTTATTVVHAPYPQPANMPPSYPGPVYQGYQPMPPQPGLPGAPYPTQYPPPYPAQPMGPPTYHETLAGAAMPYPASQPPYNPAYMDPPKLTH, from the exons ATGTGCCCAGCGGCCACCACAAGGAGCGCAGACGGGGGCAAGAACTCCGTGCCCGGGGCGGGGCGAGCGAGGCAGGGTGCCCGGCTCGGCCTCCATCACTCCCACCACAG GTTCGGGGCGTCCGTAGCCATCGGCCTGACCATCTTCGTCCTCTTCATTGTCACCATCATCGTCTGCTTCACCTGTTCCTGCTGCTCCTTGTACAAGATGTGCCGTCGGCCGCGCC CGATCgtgaccaccaccactgccaccaccgtgGTGCACGCCCCCTACCCACAGCCTGCAAACATGCCTCCCAGCTACCCTGGGCCAGTCTACCAGGGCTACCAGCCCATGCCTCCGCAGCCAGGGCTGCCAGGTGCACCCTACCCGACACAGTACCCGCCACCCTACCCAGCCCAGCCCATGGGCCCTCCGACCTACCACGAGACACTGGCTG GAGCAGCCATGCCCTACCCTGCCAGCCAGCCGCCTTACAACCCGGCTTACATGGACCCACCAAAGCTGACCCACTGA
- the TREX1 gene encoding three-prime repair exonuclease 1: protein MGSQALPRAPVQTLIFLDLEATGLPFSQPKITELCLLAINRCALESPPTPQGPSPPVPPPPRVVDKLSLCVAPGKACSRAASEITGLSTAALTAHGRQRFDANLASVLQAFLQRQPQPWCLVAHNGDRYDFPLLQAELAALGLPGTLDGAFCVDSIAALKALEKSSSPSEHSPRKSYSLGSIYTRLYGQAPPDSHTAEGDVLALLSICQWRPQALLRWVDAHAKPFSSIRPMYEGPASAETRCYATAALPSSKGGSSRPEQGQGHKSRPPVQGPGVPAMEGFLTPLGLLALLTLAVATLYGLSLATPGQ, encoded by the coding sequence ATGGGCTCACAGGCTCTGCCCCGAGCCCCGGTGCAGACACTCATCTTCTTGGACCTGGAGGCCACCGGCTTGCCCTTCTCCCAGCCCAAGATTACAGAGCTATGCCTGCTGGCTATCAACAGATGTGCCCTGGAGAGCCCTCCCACGCCGCAGGGGCCGTCTCCCCCTGTGCCCCCGCCACCCCGGGTGGTGGACAAGCTCTCCCTGTGCGTGGCTCCGGGGAAGGCCTGCAGCCGGGCGGCCAGCGAGATCACAGGTCTGAGCACGGCTGCGCTGACAGCACACGGGCGTCAACGCTTTGATGCCAACTTGGCCTCGGTGCTCCAAGCTTTCCTGCAGCGCCAGCCACAGCCCTGGTGCCTCGTGGCACACAATGGCGACCGCTATGACTTCCCTCTCCTCCAAGCAGAGCTGGCAGCCCTGGGCCTCCCCGGTACGCTGGACGGTGCCTTCTGCGTGGACAGCATCGCTGCCCTCAAGGCCCTGGAGAAGAGTAGCAGCCCCTCCGAGCACAGCCCGAGGAAGAGCTACAGCCTGGGCAGTATTTACACGCGCCTGTACGGGCAGGCCCCGCCTGACTCACACACAGCCGAAGGCGACGTCCTCGCCCTGCTCAGCATCTGTCAGTGGAGGCCGCAGGCTCTGCTGCGGTGGGTGGATGCCCACGCCAAGCCCTTCAGCAGCATCAGGCCCATGTACGAGGGCCCAGCCTCTGCTGAAACCAGGTGCTATGCCACCGCAGCCCTACCCAGCAGCAAGGGCGGGAGTTCCAGACCTGAGCAGGGCCAGGGCCACAAGAGTCGTCCTCCAGTGCAGGGCCCTGGAGTGCCAGCCATGGAGGGATTCCTGACCCCACTGGGCCTGCTGGCCTTGCTGACCTTGGCAGTGGCCACACTGTACGGGCTGTCCCTGGCCACACCTGGGCAGTAG
- the ATRIP gene encoding ATR-interacting protein isoform X3, with protein sequence MKAMEEEVLIKNGEIKILRDSLHQTESILEEQRRSHFLLEQEKTQALSDREKEFSKKLQSLQSELQFKDAEMNELRTKLQSSERTNKPAVPSVSHVSPRKSPTVIIKPNASSPVFGKTLFPTKESFTANMSLPPPCQTEPGHKSLVGKAESKTHNVEVDLVHQEDTQESAVDIWVRKPKAPGCILISLLLKQPLIPESPFSLCDLLSGCSETLTGALQSPGLGSSLTGVSGLRTAGSCDGSFSLSALKEAQNLALTGLNLVARDKDSCGPADEGRRAFPLCQLPGAVHLLPLAQFFIGLHCRALQDLATTAKRSGAPGDSAAHASCVNPGAEANPEDPLCSLEGLSAASLGLLQHLVCHSGAVVCQLLSGAEGASVVSGGGPRPANRRAPGGVPLAPEGLASDQGQHPLLKMLLHLVTFSSVATGYLQTSVLSQCLKVLVKLAENASFDFLPRFRGVFPVLPRCLGADVPLRSVLLAAKLLSLLADHQTLAPQLCAHSERCPLLLLCLYVTSRPDRAASETQWLQLEQEVVWLLAKLGVQSPPSPVLGSDCQCGVEVVRALTGLLHRQWLTVRRAGAPPRTGQHERTVRCLRDTVLLLHSLSRKDKLFTVHCVEVLHQYDQVLPGVGALIRGLPDVTDCEEAALDDLCAAETDVEDHEMDCG encoded by the exons ATGAAGGCAATGGAAGAAGAAGTCCTCATTAAAAATGGAGAAATTAAGATTTTGCGGGACTCACTACATCAGACAGAATCCATCCTGGAGGAGCAAAGGAGATCACATTTCCTTCTCGAACAAGAGAAAACCCAGGCACTCAGTGACAGAGAAAAGGAATTCTCCAAAAAG CTGCAGTCACTCCAGTCTGAACTTCAGTTCAAAGACGCAGAGATGAATGAATTAAGGACCAAACTTCAGAGCAGTGAGCGGACAAATAAGCCAGCTGTTCCGTCCGTCTCCCACGTCAG TCCTAGGAAGAGCCCTACTGTGATTATAAAGCCGAATGCATCCTCGCCAGTGTTTGGGAAAACATTGTTCCCTACAAAGGAGTCTTTCACTGCTAACATGTCCCTCCCCCCGCCCTGCCAGACAGAGCCAGGACACAAGTCCCTGGTGGGAAAAGCGG AGAGTAAAACCCACAATGTGGAAGTCGACCTCGTACATCAAGAAGACACTCAGGAAAGTGCTGTTGACATCTGGGTGCGGAAACCAAAGGCTCCAG GTTGCATCCTGATAAGCCTTCTCCTGAAGCAGCCTTTGATCCCAGAGTCGCCCTTCAGTCTGTGCGACCTCCTGAGCGGCTGCTCTGAGACCCTCACTGGCGCCCTGCAGTCACCTGGACTTGGCAG TTCCCTGACCGGGGTTTCAGGCCTTAGGACCGCAGGTTCTTGTGATGGCTCGTTTTCCCTCTCGGCCCTGAAAGAAGCCCAGAACCTGGCGCTCACCGGACTGAATCTGGTCGCCAGGGACAAAGACTCATGTGGCCCAGCAGACGAAGGCAGGAGGGCCTTTCCGCTTTGCCAGCTTCCTGGAGCAGTGCACCTCCTCCCCCTGGCGCAGTTCTTTATTGGCTTGCACTGCCGGGCTTTGCAGGACTTGGCAACGACAGCCAAGAGAAGCGGGGCACCGGGGGACTCGGCGGCACATGCCTCCTGTGTGAACCCGGGGGCAGAGGCCAACCCCGAGGACCCCCTGTGCAGCCTGGAGGGCCTCTCCGCGGCTTCACTCGGCCTCCTGCAGCACCTGGTGTGTCACAGCGGCGCAGTCGTCTGCCAGTTGCTGTCGGGAGCGGAGGGAGCGTCTGTTGTGAGTGGCGGAGGCCCGAGGCCAGCTAACAGACGTGCCCCGGGGGGcgtgcccctggccccagagGGGCTTGCTAGTGACCAAGGCCAACATCCGCTGTTGAAGATGCTTCTTCACCTGGTGACTTTCTCCTCCGTGGCAACAGGCTACCTTCAAACCAGTGTCCTCAGCCAGTGTCTTAAGGTCTTGGTGAAACTAGCTGAAAACGCTTCCTTTGACTTCCTGCCCAG GTTCCGGGGTGTGTTCCCGGTGCTGCCGCGGTGTCTCGGCGCAGACGTGCCCCTGCGGAGCGTGCTGCTGGCGGCCAAGCTGCTCTCCCTGCTGGCGGACCACCAGACGCTCGCCCCTCAGCTCTGCGCCCACTCGG AGCGCTgcccgctgctgctgctgtgcCTGTACGTCACGTCGAGGCCTGACCGCGCGGCCTCAGAGACACAGTGGCTCCAGCTGGAACAGGAG GTGGTGTGGCTGCTGGCGAAGCTGGGGGTCCAGAGCCCCCCGTCTCCGGTCCTGGGTTCCGACTGCCAGTGCGGCGTGGAG GTGGTCAGAGCGCTCACGGGGCTGCTGCACAGACAGTGGCTGACGGTGCGGAGGGCGGGCGCCCCGCCGAGGACCGGGCAGCACGAGCGGACGGTGCGCTGCCTGCGGGACACGGTGCTGCTGCTCCACAGCCTGTCCCGGAAGGACAAGCTGTTCACGGTGCACTGCGTGGAGGTCCTGCACCAGTACGACCAGGTGCTGCCCGGCGTCGGCGCGCTCATCCGAGGGCTTCCTGACGTGACCGACTGCGAAG AGGCAGCCCTGGATGACCTGTGTGCCGCCGAGACCGACGTGGAGGACCACGAGATGGACTGTGGCTGA